DNA sequence from the Vanrija pseudolonga chromosome 7, complete sequence genome:
GCGCCAAGAGATGCGAGGGGATGCGATATCCACAGCCGAGCCGGGCTCGTAGTGCTCAACAGATACCTTGGTGATGGAGATGTCGACGGTCATGGTGATGCGCGTTCGTGGAGAACATCAGCTCCCAAAGCCCCCATAATAAGCAACCTACGTTGCATCCTCAGGGGAGTCGGGCCGGGCAGCTGGCGGCATGATTCTGTACCGAGCGTGGTCGTCACGAGGTCGAGTGCAGTGCCGTGCTTAGCCTCGGTCCGATACAATTCCAGGTCGGAATGTCAGATTCCATGGCTAGGAGCTTTGCGATGGCTTCCTCAAGCTGCGGCACGCTCAGTCGGGCTCtaagggtgagtgggggagcgcgtcgaggtggggaggggggctTTGATAGGGGAGGTGGGGTAGTGGAGCAAAGCAAAGTCGGCTCGGTTGTCGGGTACGACTTTGTGCCGCGGATCTGGCCGGGACGGAGCGACGGAACCAAATTTTGCCCACCTTGGCATGGCTTTGGTTATCGTTTGGTTGTTTCGTCGTTACACTTGTTCCACCTCAAGTCGCATTCATCAAACATAGGTTGCTTAAAGGCACCTCTGTCGCATCGCGTATGAGGGTGAGATGCTCACCTTCGGTCTCTTATGCTGCCGGACAAGTGGGCTTCGGATAATGTCCCGGAAAAATGAGTGGCGGTTCTGGCATGAcaccccaccctcccccctGAATCCACCCCCCCTCTAGGCCGGCGCATCATTGCACCGACACTATGTAGCACCTGACCTTTGCCGCAGGCCCCGGGGTATTCCCTGTTCCACCATGGGGCACCGAGGGAGGGCTTTGTGCCAAGGCGAGGGAGAAGATTGTTGACCCTTGACCATCATCGACATGCTGTTAAAAGCGCAGTGTTGCAGATGGCTCTTGGCCACCAAGACGACCTCGAACACGATGACCGAACACGAGAAGCAGCCAGTCGACACTCACATCGAGAAGGTGGACGACCCGAACCAGGACCACGACCAGTCAAATGACCTCCTCAAGTCCCGCTATGACAACCTCAGCATCCCCCGCACTCTCTGGTTATTCAGGCGCTCCGTCTTCTTCGTGCTCATGCTGTACACCGGGTACATGTGCGAAGGCTTCGAGGTATGTTCTTGGCATGCAGCCACGCTGACATCCAAGCTCGGAGCAGGTGGCAGTATCGTGGCCAACGAGGGTTTCATCAAGCAATTCGGCTCCCGCGGCGATGAGGCCGGAgtccgcgcgctcgaccccaCTTGGCGTAGGTACTGGGCTTGGAATGGTTGCTCACACCAGTGTCCACCTGGTCTGCCTTACTGAATGTTGGTCAGATCCTCGTTTTCACCCACATCGGTTGGGTGGCGGACCGCTTTGGCCGCAAGATCGCCTTCTACATCGGCTGGGTCTGGCTCATGGTGGGGTGCACATTTCTCAACACCGCCAAGTCACCTCAAATTTGGGCGCTTGCGAAACTCTGCAATGGTGCCGGCATCGGGGTGCTCCAGTGAGTGCACGCACACGACCTGAGCTTATTCGAAGAATCTGCTGTCAGGTCTATGTAATGGAGATCGTCCCGAACCGCATCCGAGGAGGCATGATCACCTTCCAGGCCGTATGGTAAGCAGATCCCCTTCGATACGTGTTGACGCCAGGTCCAACATTGGCGGTATCATCGTCGCGGTGATGATGCAGCAGCTCAACCAGAGGCACCCCGACAACTATCTCCTCGCCATGCGCATCCTTTGGGCCCCTATCGGACTCATCATCATCTGCTGGGCTATCCTCCCCGAGTCGCCTTGGTACCATGCCCGCCGGGGAAACAAGGAGGGAGCTCTGAAGGCGATGAAGCAGCTCTATGGTGGTATCGATGGATTCGACTACGAGGAAGAGTACGGCATCATCGAGCGGACCATTTCGCACGAAAGGGAGGTCAACAAGGGTGCCCCGAGGTACCGTGACGTGTTCAAGGGTCTCAACCTTGTGGGTCTCAGTGGCATGGGATGTGCTGTGGTATCTGACATTCCAGAAACGCACCTTGTCCGTTGCGATGCTCTCCGCTTGCCAGCAACTCGCCGGTCTTGCCATCATCAGCACCTACTCAACGTGTGCGTACCTCGTCAATAGCATtgagctgaccccagatTTCTTTTCCCTCGCTGGACTTAAGGACCCATTCCTTGGCACCCTCATCCTCTCGTGCGTGAAATTGCCCTGTGGCCACGCTGACGCGCAGATGCTGTAATCTTCTCGCTGTTACTCTCTGGTCACTCTCTACAGACAAGCTCGGTCGCCGGATGATCGTCAACTGTGGACAGACGCTCTGCTGCGTCATCCTCTTCGTGGTCGGCGCTCTCTACTACACCGGAGCCACGACGGGCAACGCAAAGGCTGGCACGGCTTTGGTACGTCGGCCCTCCCTTTCGGTCGCTTACCCCAGCTCGCGATCTGCTGCCTCTGGACGTTCACATTCCAAGTTATCGGCATGTCGTACTACCTCTACTCGGCCGAGCTTCCCACTGCTCTTCTCCGCGTCAAGACTGGACCGTTCACATACCTTGTTAACTCCATCCTTGGCATTGCCACCTGGTGGGTGCTCAGGTTGTACGGTCGCTGACCTAGCAGCTACGCGACCCCACCTATGCTGCTCAAACTCAGCCTCCGCGCCGGGTTTGTTTTCGGCGCCTTCTCGGTTCCCATCTGTGTTCTCATGTGGTTCTACCTTCCCGAGACGAAGGGGTGAGTGGCTGTCCCCAGGCTACTGTCGCCAGCACCACTGACCAGCCTAGTCGCTCCGCAGCTGAGATCGACGAACTGTACGAGAGGAAGGTACCTGCCTGGCGCTGGTCGTCGACAGTTAC
Encoded proteins:
- the fmqE_3 gene encoding MFS transporter fmqE, with product MLLKAQCCRWLLATKTTSNTMTEHEKQPVDTHIEKVDDPNQDHDQSNDLLKSRYDNLSIPRTLWLFRRSVFFVLMLYTGYMCEGFELGAGGSIVANEGFIKQFGSRGDEAGVRALDPTWLSTWSALLNVGQILVFTHIGWVADRFGRKIAFYIGWVWLMVGCTFLNTAKSPQIWALAKLCNGAGIGVLQICCQVYVMEIVPNRIRGGMITFQAVWSNIGGIIVAVMMQQLNQRHPDNYLLAMRILWAPIGLIIICWAILPESPWYHARRGNKEGALKAMKQLYGGIDGFDYEEEYGIIERTISHEREVNKGAPRYRDVFKGLNLKRTLSVAMLSACQQLAGLAIISTYSTYFFSLAGLKDPFLGTLILSCCNLLAVTLWSLSTDKLGRRMIVNCGQTLCCVILFVVGALYYTGATTGNAKAGTALLAICCLWTFTFQVIGMSYYLYSAELPTALLRVKTGPFTYLVNSILGIATCYATPPMLLKLSLRAGFVFGAFSVPICVLMWFYLPETKGRSAAEIDELYERKVPAWRWSSTVTEAETHLAEVSHGRVTHGKQDA
- the fmqE_3 gene encoding MFS transporter fmqE; translation: MLLKAQCCRWLLATKTTSNTMTEHEKQPVDTHIEKVDDPNQDHDQSNDLLKSRYDNLSIPRTLWLFRRSVFFVLMLYTGYMCEGFELGAGGSIVANEGFIKQFGSRGDEAGVRALDPTWLSTWSALLNVGQILVFTHIGWVADRFGRKIAFYIGWVWLMVGCTFLNTAKSPQIWALAKLCNGAGIGVLQICCQVYVMEIVPNRIRGGMITFQAVWSNIGGIIVAVMMQQLNQRHPDNYLLAMRILWAPIGLIIICWAILPESPWYHARRGNKEGALKAMKQLYGGIDGFDYEEEYGIIERTISHEREVNKGAPRYRDVFKGLNLKRTLSVAMLSACQQLAGLAIISTYSTCAYLVNSIELTPDFFSLAGLKDPFLGTLILSCCNLLAVTLWSLSTDKLGRRMIVNCGQTLCCVILFVVGALYYTGATTGNAKAGTALLAICCLWTFTFQVIGMSYYLYSAELPTALLRVKTGPFTYLVNSILGIATCYATPPMLLKLSLRAGFVFGAFSVPICVLMWFYLPETKGRSAAEIDELYERKVPAWRWSSTVTEAETHLAEVSHGRVTHGKQDA